In Candidatus Eisenbacteria bacterium, the following are encoded in one genomic region:
- the msrA gene encoding peptide-methionine (S)-S-oxide reductase MsrA: MNSSRNSNLRATSRRARVVSSIVLLLALSTLACGVPSAAPDGKRPTAAASAKANPAVPANAAHAYLAGGCFWCVETAFEGVPGVLGVVSGFTGGPEKNPTYEQVSSGDAGHLEAVDVAYDASRVSYEKLLDIFWHNIDPTQSDGQFCDRGPQYRSAIFYRDEAQKLAAVRSKQAIEASHVLKSPIVTQILAAGAYWPAEDYHQDFWKKDPIRYKSYRFGCGRDQRLDQLWGKDARRGSPKH, encoded by the coding sequence ATGAACTCGTCTCGAAATTCGAATCTCCGCGCGACGTCGAGGCGCGCCCGTGTCGTGTCGTCGATCGTGCTGCTCCTGGCGCTCTCGACGCTGGCGTGCGGCGTTCCATCGGCGGCGCCCGACGGCAAGCGCCCTACGGCCGCCGCGAGCGCAAAGGCAAACCCCGCGGTGCCCGCGAATGCCGCCCACGCGTATCTCGCCGGAGGCTGCTTCTGGTGTGTCGAGACCGCGTTCGAAGGCGTGCCCGGGGTGCTCGGCGTGGTGTCGGGATTCACCGGCGGGCCTGAGAAGAACCCCACGTATGAACAGGTCTCGTCTGGCGACGCCGGGCACCTCGAAGCAGTCGACGTCGCCTACGACGCGAGCAGGGTCAGCTACGAAAAGCTGCTCGACATCTTCTGGCACAACATCGACCCGACGCAGAGCGATGGTCAGTTCTGCGACCGTGGCCCGCAGTATCGCTCCGCGATCTTCTATCGCGACGAGGCGCAGAAACTCGCGGCGGTGCGCAGCAAGCAGGCGATCGAAGCCTCGCACGTGCTCAAGTCGCCGATCGTCACACAGATCCTGGCCGCGGGCGCCTACTGGCCTGCCGAGGACTACCACCAGGACTTCTGGAAGAAGGACCCGATCCGCTACAAGTCGTATCGGTTCGGTTGCGGGCGCGACCAGCGCCTCGACCAGCTGTGGGGCAAGGACGCGAGACGCGGCTCACCGAAGCACTAG
- a CDS encoding S8 family serine peptidase, with protein MNLRTSSLLAMFVAVSALALPAHAASLAFDSDRLIVIPRESRGGINASAAQAAQATQEFARLGLTRGRTLGGPWLGERRPYVLEAPAGVDLLAAAAALRATGAYAAVTPNYRIPLMVTLPNDPYLSDQWYINGGFADVDLPLAWDLEQGSASVTIAILDTGVDTDHPDLASKIRVNAAEIAGNLLDDDANGFVDDVKGWDFGTHDADARPEYTTDPSGIDVGFHGTFCAGIAAAANDNAIGIAGAGWNCRILPLKISHPENGITSEAVAEAFTYAIDNGANVLSLSFGGPGDPGVPEFFQALVDLARAADIVCVAAAGNEGVSTPTYPAACDGVLAVAATDEGNARASFSNWGSWVDIAAPGAGMWSSICQNYEFTELDQIFYLFLFFWDGKNPYMLGDGTSFACPLVAGACGLVRSRWPALSEAATRERLRLTGDVVAYDHPIGPRMNVFRAVSEPIVAVVPASLGGALALTQRSANPSRGELQLALRAPAGGPGEVAVFDAVGRRVRTLARGELAPGVTTLNWDGRDEAGRPAVAGIYWARASIAGVTASTKFVRLR; from the coding sequence GTGAATCTTCGGACTTCCTCCCTGCTCGCGATGTTCGTCGCAGTCTCTGCACTCGCGCTCCCGGCGCACGCCGCCTCGCTCGCGTTCGATTCCGATCGGCTGATCGTGATTCCGCGAGAGTCGCGAGGCGGCATCAACGCCTCGGCGGCGCAAGCAGCGCAAGCCACTCAGGAGTTCGCGCGCCTCGGACTCACGCGGGGCCGCACGCTCGGCGGCCCGTGGCTGGGGGAACGGCGCCCCTACGTGCTCGAGGCACCGGCCGGAGTCGACCTGCTCGCTGCGGCGGCAGCGCTGCGCGCCACCGGCGCGTACGCGGCCGTGACGCCGAACTACCGCATTCCGCTCATGGTGACGCTGCCGAACGATCCCTACCTGTCGGACCAGTGGTACATCAACGGCGGATTCGCCGACGTGGATCTGCCGCTCGCGTGGGATCTCGAGCAGGGCAGTGCTTCGGTCACGATCGCGATCCTCGACACCGGCGTCGATACCGATCATCCCGATCTGGCGTCGAAGATCCGCGTCAATGCCGCGGAGATCGCCGGCAATCTGCTCGACGACGACGCGAACGGGTTCGTCGACGACGTGAAGGGCTGGGACTTCGGCACCCACGACGCGGACGCGCGCCCCGAGTACACCACCGACCCGAGCGGGATCGACGTGGGCTTCCATGGCACGTTCTGCGCGGGGATCGCGGCGGCGGCGAACGACAACGCGATCGGGATCGCCGGCGCGGGCTGGAACTGCCGCATCCTGCCGCTCAAGATTTCGCACCCCGAAAACGGCATCACCAGCGAGGCGGTCGCCGAGGCGTTCACCTACGCGATCGACAACGGTGCGAACGTACTCTCGCTGAGCTTCGGTGGGCCCGGCGATCCGGGCGTGCCCGAGTTCTTTCAGGCGCTCGTCGATCTCGCGCGCGCGGCCGACATTGTGTGCGTTGCGGCGGCCGGCAACGAAGGCGTCAGCACCCCCACCTATCCCGCGGCGTGCGACGGCGTGCTCGCGGTCGCGGCGACCGACGAAGGCAACGCGCGCGCCTCGTTCTCGAACTGGGGCTCGTGGGTCGACATCGCCGCACCCGGCGCCGGCATGTGGTCGTCGATCTGCCAGAACTACGAGTTCACCGAGCTCGACCAGATCTTCTATCTGTTCCTGTTCTTCTGGGACGGAAAGAACCCGTACATGCTCGGCGACGGCACGTCGTTCGCGTGTCCGCTGGTCGCCGGCGCCTGTGGACTGGTGCGCTCGCGGTGGCCGGCGCTCAGCGAGGCGGCGACACGCGAACGGCTGCGCCTGACCGGAGACGTGGTCGCGTACGACCACCCGATCGGTCCGCGGATGAACGTGTTCCGCGCGGTGAGCGAGCCGATCGTCGCGGTCGTGCCGGCTTCGCTCGGTGGCGCACTCGCGCTCACGCAACGATCTGCGAATCCGTCACGCGGTGAGCTGCAACTCGCGTTGCGAGCGCCGGCCGGCGGTCCCGGCGAGGTCGCGGTGTTCGACGCAGTTGGGCGACGGGTGCGGACCCTCGCGCGTGGCGAGCTCGCTCCCGGCGTCACGACGCTGAACTGGGATGGGCGTGACGAAGCTGGGCGCCCGGCGGTGGCGGGAATCTACTGGGCGCGTGCTTCGATCGCGGGAGTCACGGCATCCACGAAGTTCGTCCGCCTGCGCTGA
- a CDS encoding aminopeptidase P family protein, protein MSAAIETATATALEERRRRAAAAWGGQPDLVLIGSGDPISIAGCGDQVYEFMAHPEYVYLTDDVEPGALLAFDPQSGWQHFVPPVTQAERVWEGLTQRAGTPLTELAGWLAARRGRPIVTLGARLPGVASDVTRTVESRRALAQVRRAKDAIEVERMRHAARATAVGYAAARPHIRTGNTERAIAIELEAGFRRGGGDRVAYGTIVGAGSNAAVLHFMPTARTLSANDVVLIDAGAEVRRYCADVTRTYPAGGAFEGFARDLFELVHAVERETLARCVVGSRWRDIHLAAALQILDGLARLGIVKGTADALLEQGVHTLFFPHGIGHMVGLGVRDVGPDLPRLAVQAPPHLMVRIDLTLEPGDTVTVEPGIYFIPALLDDTDKRREYVDAVHWSRVDALRSFGGIRIEDNVHVTAAGPEVLTEMIPVL, encoded by the coding sequence ATGAGCGCCGCGATCGAGACCGCGACCGCGACCGCACTCGAGGAGCGCCGCCGCCGCGCCGCCGCCGCGTGGGGTGGCCAACCCGACCTGGTGCTGATCGGCTCCGGGGATCCGATCTCGATCGCGGGATGCGGCGACCAGGTCTACGAGTTCATGGCGCACCCCGAGTACGTCTACCTGACCGACGACGTCGAACCCGGAGCCCTGCTCGCCTTCGATCCGCAATCGGGGTGGCAGCACTTCGTGCCGCCGGTCACGCAGGCCGAGCGGGTATGGGAAGGACTCACCCAGCGCGCCGGCACGCCGCTCACCGAACTCGCGGGCTGGCTCGCGGCGCGGCGCGGCCGCCCGATCGTGACGCTCGGAGCGCGACTGCCGGGTGTGGCGTCGGACGTCACGCGCACCGTCGAGTCTCGGCGCGCACTCGCCCAGGTGCGGCGTGCCAAGGACGCGATCGAGGTCGAGCGCATGCGGCACGCCGCGCGCGCAACCGCGGTCGGCTACGCCGCCGCGCGGCCGCACATCCGCACCGGCAACACCGAACGCGCGATCGCGATCGAGCTCGAGGCGGGCTTCCGCCGCGGTGGTGGCGACCGGGTCGCCTACGGCACCATCGTGGGCGCCGGCTCGAATGCCGCGGTGCTGCACTTCATGCCGACCGCCCGCACGCTGAGCGCGAACGACGTCGTGCTGATCGACGCCGGCGCCGAAGTCCGCCGCTACTGCGCCGACGTGACCCGCACCTATCCGGCGGGCGGCGCGTTCGAAGGCTTCGCTCGGGATCTGTTCGAGCTGGTGCACGCGGTCGAGCGCGAGACGCTGGCGCGCTGCGTGGTCGGCTCACGGTGGCGCGACATTCACCTCGCAGCGGCGCTTCAGATCCTCGACGGCCTGGCGCGGCTCGGGATCGTGAAAGGCACCGCCGACGCGCTGCTCGAGCAGGGCGTGCACACGTTGTTCTTCCCTCATGGCATCGGCCACATGGTGGGTCTCGGAGTGCGCGACGTCGGCCCCGACCTGCCGCGCCTCGCGGTCCAGGCGCCTCCGCATCTGATGGTGCGAATCGATCTCACGCTCGAGCCGGGTGACACGGTCACGGTCGAGCCCGGGATCTACTTCATTCCGGCGCTGCTCGACGACACCGACAAGCGGCGTGAGTACGTCGACGCGGTCCACTGGTCACGCGTCGACGCACTTCGCAGCTTCGGCGGTATCCGCATCGAGGACAACGTGCACGTCACCGCCGCCGGGCCCGAGGTTCTCACCGAGATGATTCCGGTCCTCTAG